Proteins from one Podarcis raffonei isolate rPodRaf1 chromosome 1, rPodRaf1.pri, whole genome shotgun sequence genomic window:
- the TRAF3IP1 gene encoding TRAF3-interacting protein 1 isoform X1: MQGSMVRRTQELLGRVIRKPPLTERLLSKPPFRYLHDVIGEVIRSTGFMKGLYTEAEMKSDNVKDKDAKIGFLQKAIDVVIMVTGEPLAVKPARIVAGHEPERTNELLQAIAKCCLNKLSSDEAVQRVLAGEKADMKGGISSSKTQNRTEEQRSHKEGRGDSEIKDRNSIQDQKPKEEIKEEGSRRKERESDKHKDYENRHKNLDKDNFKEGEKHERERNKNRSSKQGRESEKIRDKEKGDGEEEKEEHDKEKDRERKQHEGVREKDRLREKDKERAKDKEHEKIRERGKDREKDKRRERVKETEQSREQGKDKADKKLTGSEENVTKKPLERSVKDKAEPEKESENAARLSRQHSTKGPRQRAKPVGEGRKETSKSVSSGAIERTANMLKQKIEPVITAQEPATLADEKPATVLHGKAEPEIAIKQRGDSSSDAEGDVLNTAAPEKIVVSENSEITNELPPQVTQRRLPRPSSARPAPPRIKRQESAEVLAPERNGSAKIVTNVIIDKEEEEDDDQFVVEAALHLPEMAEMATEATVELEEDEKHGGLVKRILETKKDYELSQLPKSAEKERPLLSEAARRKEKDLVAKEIEKFRGSIQALCRSALPLGKIMDYIQEDVDAMKNELQMWQNENKQLEEALQKEQSITDSVVEPLKVELAELDQLIKDEQDKICAKMANVLKNDEKIQKMVHNINSRR; this comes from the exons ATGCAGGGCTCCATGGTCCGCCGCACGCAGGAGCTGCTGGGGCGCGTGATCCGGAAGCCGCCCCTCACGGAGCGCCTTCTCAGCAAGCCCCCCTTCCGATACCTGCACGACGTGATCGGGGAG GTAATTAGATCAACTGGTTTCATGAAAGGACTGTACACAGAAGCAGAGATGAAATCTGATAATGTTAAG GATAAAGATGCAAAAATCGGCTTCCTTCAGAAAGCAATTGATGTTGTCATCATGGTGACGGGGGAACCTTTGGCAGTGAAGCCTGCACGTATTGTTGCTGGGCATGAACCTGAAAGAACCAATGAACTACTCCAGGCAATTGCCAAATGCTGTCTTAATAAG CTATCCAGTGATGAAGCTGTTCAAAGAGTTCTTGCTGGGGAGAAAGCTGATATGAAAGGAGGGATATCATCTTCTAAAACCCAAAACAGAACAGAAGAGCAAAGATCCCATAAAGAG GGAAGAGGTGACTCAGAAATAAAAGACCGAAACTCAATTCAAGACCAAAAACCCAAAGAAGAGATAAAAGAGGAAGGGAGCAGgcgaaaagaaagagaaagtgacaAACATAAGGATTATGAGAACCGGCACAAAAATCTTGATAAAGACAATTTTAAAGAAGGTGAGAAACATGAAAGGGAGAGAAATAAGAACAGGTCAAGCAAACAGGGAAGAGAGTCAGAGAAAATCAGAGACAAAGAAAAAGgagatggggaagaagaaaaagaggagcacGATAAAGAAAAGGACAGAGAAAGGAAACAACATGAGGGTGTAAGAGAAAAAGACAgattaagagaaaaagacaaagagAGGGCCAAGGACAAGGAACATGAGAAGATCAGAGAAAGGGGAAAAGATCGAGAAAAAGATAAACGAAGGGAACGAGTGAAAGAGACGGAGCAGTCACGTGAACAAGGAAAGGACAAGGCAGATAAAAAG CTTACAGGATCAGAGGAGAATGTAACTAAAAAACCGTTGGAACGATCTGTAAAAGATAAAGCTGAGCCAGAGAAAGAA AGTGAAAACGCAGCAAGATTATCAAGGCAACATTCAACAAAGGGACCAAGACAACGAGCCAAACCTGTTGGTGAAG GGCGAAAGGAAACTAGTAAAAGTGTATCTAGTGGTGCAATTGAAAGAACAGCTAACATGTTAAAACAGAAAATTGAGCCAGTTATTACAGCACAAGAGCCAG CTACACTTGCAGATGAAAAACCGGCAACTGTTTTACATGGAAAAGCTGAGCCAGAAATTGCAATAAAACAGAGAG GTGACTCATCCAGTGATGCAG AAGGAGATGTTTTGAACACTGCTGCCCCTGAAAAAATTGTTGTTTCTGAAAATAGTGAAATTACTAATGAGCTTCCTCCTCAAGTCACCCAAAG AAGACTTCCACGACCCAGCAGTGCAAGGCCAGCTCCGCCCCGGATAAAACGCCAAGAAAGTGCAGAGGTTTTAGCACCAGAGAG AAATGGCAGTGCCAAAATAGTGACAAATGTCATTATAgacaaagaggaggaagaagatgacgATCAGTTTGTTGTGGAGGCAGCACTGCATCTGCCTGAAATGGCAGAAATGGCAACG GAGgcaacagtagagttggaagaagaTGAGAAGCATG GTGGGCTTGTCAAAAGAATATTGGAAACAAAGAAAGATTATGAATTGTCCCAGTTGCCAAAATCTGCTGAGAAG GAAAGACCACTTTTGTCAGAAGCAGCAAGGAGAAAAGAGAAAGATCTAGTAGCAAAGGAAATTGAGAAGTTCCGTGGATCCATTCAGGCCCTTTGTCGGAGCGCTCTCCCCCTTGGGAAAATCATGGACTATATTCAGGAAGATGTGGATGCCATGAAGAATGAACTCCAGATGTGGCAGAATGAAAATAAACAACTTGAAGAGGCCCTACAGAAAGAACAAAG
- the TRAF3IP1 gene encoding TRAF3-interacting protein 1 isoform X3, whose product MQGSMVRRTQELLGRVIRKPPLTERLLSKPPFRYLHDVIGEVIRSTGFMKGLYTEAEMKSDNVKDKDAKIGFLQKAIDVVIMVTGEPLAVKPARIVAGHEPERTNELLQAIAKCCLNKLSSDEAVQRVLAGEKADMKGGISSSKTQNRTEEQRSHKEGRGDSEIKDRNSIQDQKPKEEIKEEGSRRKERESDKHKDYENRHKNLDKDNFKEGEKHERERNKNRSSKQGRESEKIRDKEKGDGEEEKEEHDKEKDRERKQHEGVREKDRLREKDKERAKDKEHEKIRERGKDREKDKRRERVKETEQSREQGKDKADKKLTGSEENVTKKPLERSVKDKAEPEKESENAARLSRQHSTKGPRQRAKPVGEATLADEKPATVLHGKAEPEIAIKQRGDSSSDAEGDVLNTAAPEKIVVSENSEITNELPPQVTQRRLPRPSSARPAPPRIKRQESAEVLAPERNGSAKIVTNVIIDKEEEEDDDQFVVEAALHLPEMAEMATEATVELEEDEKHGGLVKRILETKKDYELSQLPKSAEKERPLLSEAARRKEKDLVAKEIEKFRGSIQALCRSALPLGKIMDYIQEDVDAMKNELQMWQNENKQLEEALQKEQSITDSVVEPLKVELAELDQLIKDEQDKICAKMANVLKNDEKIQKMVHNINSRR is encoded by the exons ATGCAGGGCTCCATGGTCCGCCGCACGCAGGAGCTGCTGGGGCGCGTGATCCGGAAGCCGCCCCTCACGGAGCGCCTTCTCAGCAAGCCCCCCTTCCGATACCTGCACGACGTGATCGGGGAG GTAATTAGATCAACTGGTTTCATGAAAGGACTGTACACAGAAGCAGAGATGAAATCTGATAATGTTAAG GATAAAGATGCAAAAATCGGCTTCCTTCAGAAAGCAATTGATGTTGTCATCATGGTGACGGGGGAACCTTTGGCAGTGAAGCCTGCACGTATTGTTGCTGGGCATGAACCTGAAAGAACCAATGAACTACTCCAGGCAATTGCCAAATGCTGTCTTAATAAG CTATCCAGTGATGAAGCTGTTCAAAGAGTTCTTGCTGGGGAGAAAGCTGATATGAAAGGAGGGATATCATCTTCTAAAACCCAAAACAGAACAGAAGAGCAAAGATCCCATAAAGAG GGAAGAGGTGACTCAGAAATAAAAGACCGAAACTCAATTCAAGACCAAAAACCCAAAGAAGAGATAAAAGAGGAAGGGAGCAGgcgaaaagaaagagaaagtgacaAACATAAGGATTATGAGAACCGGCACAAAAATCTTGATAAAGACAATTTTAAAGAAGGTGAGAAACATGAAAGGGAGAGAAATAAGAACAGGTCAAGCAAACAGGGAAGAGAGTCAGAGAAAATCAGAGACAAAGAAAAAGgagatggggaagaagaaaaagaggagcacGATAAAGAAAAGGACAGAGAAAGGAAACAACATGAGGGTGTAAGAGAAAAAGACAgattaagagaaaaagacaaagagAGGGCCAAGGACAAGGAACATGAGAAGATCAGAGAAAGGGGAAAAGATCGAGAAAAAGATAAACGAAGGGAACGAGTGAAAGAGACGGAGCAGTCACGTGAACAAGGAAAGGACAAGGCAGATAAAAAG CTTACAGGATCAGAGGAGAATGTAACTAAAAAACCGTTGGAACGATCTGTAAAAGATAAAGCTGAGCCAGAGAAAGAA AGTGAAAACGCAGCAAGATTATCAAGGCAACATTCAACAAAGGGACCAAGACAACGAGCCAAACCTGTTGGTGAAG CTACACTTGCAGATGAAAAACCGGCAACTGTTTTACATGGAAAAGCTGAGCCAGAAATTGCAATAAAACAGAGAG GTGACTCATCCAGTGATGCAG AAGGAGATGTTTTGAACACTGCTGCCCCTGAAAAAATTGTTGTTTCTGAAAATAGTGAAATTACTAATGAGCTTCCTCCTCAAGTCACCCAAAG AAGACTTCCACGACCCAGCAGTGCAAGGCCAGCTCCGCCCCGGATAAAACGCCAAGAAAGTGCAGAGGTTTTAGCACCAGAGAG AAATGGCAGTGCCAAAATAGTGACAAATGTCATTATAgacaaagaggaggaagaagatgacgATCAGTTTGTTGTGGAGGCAGCACTGCATCTGCCTGAAATGGCAGAAATGGCAACG GAGgcaacagtagagttggaagaagaTGAGAAGCATG GTGGGCTTGTCAAAAGAATATTGGAAACAAAGAAAGATTATGAATTGTCCCAGTTGCCAAAATCTGCTGAGAAG GAAAGACCACTTTTGTCAGAAGCAGCAAGGAGAAAAGAGAAAGATCTAGTAGCAAAGGAAATTGAGAAGTTCCGTGGATCCATTCAGGCCCTTTGTCGGAGCGCTCTCCCCCTTGGGAAAATCATGGACTATATTCAGGAAGATGTGGATGCCATGAAGAATGAACTCCAGATGTGGCAGAATGAAAATAAACAACTTGAAGAGGCCCTACAGAAAGAACAAAG
- the TRAF3IP1 gene encoding TRAF3-interacting protein 1 isoform X2, translated as MQGSMVRRTQELLGRVIRKPPLTERLLSKPPFRYLHDVIGEVIRSTGFMKGLYTEAEMKSDNVKDKDAKIGFLQKAIDVVIMVTGEPLAVKPARIVAGHEPERTNELLQAIAKCCLNKLSSDEAVQRVLAGEKADMKGGISSSKTQNRTEEQRSHKEGRGDSEIKDRNSIQDQKPKEEIKEEGSRRKERESDKHKDYENRHKNLDKDNFKEGEKHERERNKNRSSKQGRESEKIRDKEKGDGEEEKEEHDKEKDRERKQHEGVREKDRLREKDKERAKDKEHEKIRERGKDREKDKRRERVKETEQSREQGKDKADKKLTGSEENVTKKPLERSVKDKAEPEKESENAARLSRQHSTKGPRQRAKPVGEGRKETSKSVSSGAIERTANMLKQKIEPVITAQEPATLADEKPATVLHGKAEPEIAIKQREGDVLNTAAPEKIVVSENSEITNELPPQVTQRRLPRPSSARPAPPRIKRQESAEVLAPERNGSAKIVTNVIIDKEEEEDDDQFVVEAALHLPEMAEMATEATVELEEDEKHGGLVKRILETKKDYELSQLPKSAEKERPLLSEAARRKEKDLVAKEIEKFRGSIQALCRSALPLGKIMDYIQEDVDAMKNELQMWQNENKQLEEALQKEQSITDSVVEPLKVELAELDQLIKDEQDKICAKMANVLKNDEKIQKMVHNINSRR; from the exons ATGCAGGGCTCCATGGTCCGCCGCACGCAGGAGCTGCTGGGGCGCGTGATCCGGAAGCCGCCCCTCACGGAGCGCCTTCTCAGCAAGCCCCCCTTCCGATACCTGCACGACGTGATCGGGGAG GTAATTAGATCAACTGGTTTCATGAAAGGACTGTACACAGAAGCAGAGATGAAATCTGATAATGTTAAG GATAAAGATGCAAAAATCGGCTTCCTTCAGAAAGCAATTGATGTTGTCATCATGGTGACGGGGGAACCTTTGGCAGTGAAGCCTGCACGTATTGTTGCTGGGCATGAACCTGAAAGAACCAATGAACTACTCCAGGCAATTGCCAAATGCTGTCTTAATAAG CTATCCAGTGATGAAGCTGTTCAAAGAGTTCTTGCTGGGGAGAAAGCTGATATGAAAGGAGGGATATCATCTTCTAAAACCCAAAACAGAACAGAAGAGCAAAGATCCCATAAAGAG GGAAGAGGTGACTCAGAAATAAAAGACCGAAACTCAATTCAAGACCAAAAACCCAAAGAAGAGATAAAAGAGGAAGGGAGCAGgcgaaaagaaagagaaagtgacaAACATAAGGATTATGAGAACCGGCACAAAAATCTTGATAAAGACAATTTTAAAGAAGGTGAGAAACATGAAAGGGAGAGAAATAAGAACAGGTCAAGCAAACAGGGAAGAGAGTCAGAGAAAATCAGAGACAAAGAAAAAGgagatggggaagaagaaaaagaggagcacGATAAAGAAAAGGACAGAGAAAGGAAACAACATGAGGGTGTAAGAGAAAAAGACAgattaagagaaaaagacaaagagAGGGCCAAGGACAAGGAACATGAGAAGATCAGAGAAAGGGGAAAAGATCGAGAAAAAGATAAACGAAGGGAACGAGTGAAAGAGACGGAGCAGTCACGTGAACAAGGAAAGGACAAGGCAGATAAAAAG CTTACAGGATCAGAGGAGAATGTAACTAAAAAACCGTTGGAACGATCTGTAAAAGATAAAGCTGAGCCAGAGAAAGAA AGTGAAAACGCAGCAAGATTATCAAGGCAACATTCAACAAAGGGACCAAGACAACGAGCCAAACCTGTTGGTGAAG GGCGAAAGGAAACTAGTAAAAGTGTATCTAGTGGTGCAATTGAAAGAACAGCTAACATGTTAAAACAGAAAATTGAGCCAGTTATTACAGCACAAGAGCCAG CTACACTTGCAGATGAAAAACCGGCAACTGTTTTACATGGAAAAGCTGAGCCAGAAATTGCAATAAAACAGAGAG AAGGAGATGTTTTGAACACTGCTGCCCCTGAAAAAATTGTTGTTTCTGAAAATAGTGAAATTACTAATGAGCTTCCTCCTCAAGTCACCCAAAG AAGACTTCCACGACCCAGCAGTGCAAGGCCAGCTCCGCCCCGGATAAAACGCCAAGAAAGTGCAGAGGTTTTAGCACCAGAGAG AAATGGCAGTGCCAAAATAGTGACAAATGTCATTATAgacaaagaggaggaagaagatgacgATCAGTTTGTTGTGGAGGCAGCACTGCATCTGCCTGAAATGGCAGAAATGGCAACG GAGgcaacagtagagttggaagaagaTGAGAAGCATG GTGGGCTTGTCAAAAGAATATTGGAAACAAAGAAAGATTATGAATTGTCCCAGTTGCCAAAATCTGCTGAGAAG GAAAGACCACTTTTGTCAGAAGCAGCAAGGAGAAAAGAGAAAGATCTAGTAGCAAAGGAAATTGAGAAGTTCCGTGGATCCATTCAGGCCCTTTGTCGGAGCGCTCTCCCCCTTGGGAAAATCATGGACTATATTCAGGAAGATGTGGATGCCATGAAGAATGAACTCCAGATGTGGCAGAATGAAAATAAACAACTTGAAGAGGCCCTACAGAAAGAACAAAG
- the TRAF3IP1 gene encoding TRAF3-interacting protein 1 isoform X4, with protein sequence MQGSMVRRTQELLGRVIRKPPLTERLLSKPPFRYLHDVIGEVIRSTGFMKGLYTEAEMKSDNVKDKDAKIGFLQKAIDVVIMVTGEPLAVKPARIVAGHEPERTNELLQAIAKCCLNKLSSDEAVQRVLAGEKADMKGGISSSKTQNRTEEQRSHKEGRGDSEIKDRNSIQDQKPKEEIKEEGSRRKERESDKHKDYENRHKNLDKDNFKEGEKHERERNKNRSSKQGRESEKIRDKEKGDGEEEKEEHDKEKDRERKQHEGVREKDRLREKDKERAKDKEHEKIRERGKDREKDKRRERVKETEQSREQGKDKADKKLTGSEENVTKKPLERSVKDKAEPEKESENAARLSRQHSTKGPRQRAKPVGEATLADEKPATVLHGKAEPEIAIKQREGDVLNTAAPEKIVVSENSEITNELPPQVTQRRLPRPSSARPAPPRIKRQESAEVLAPERNGSAKIVTNVIIDKEEEEDDDQFVVEAALHLPEMAEMATEATVELEEDEKHGGLVKRILETKKDYELSQLPKSAEKERPLLSEAARRKEKDLVAKEIEKFRGSIQALCRSALPLGKIMDYIQEDVDAMKNELQMWQNENKQLEEALQKEQSITDSVVEPLKVELAELDQLIKDEQDKICAKMANVLKNDEKIQKMVHNINSRR encoded by the exons ATGCAGGGCTCCATGGTCCGCCGCACGCAGGAGCTGCTGGGGCGCGTGATCCGGAAGCCGCCCCTCACGGAGCGCCTTCTCAGCAAGCCCCCCTTCCGATACCTGCACGACGTGATCGGGGAG GTAATTAGATCAACTGGTTTCATGAAAGGACTGTACACAGAAGCAGAGATGAAATCTGATAATGTTAAG GATAAAGATGCAAAAATCGGCTTCCTTCAGAAAGCAATTGATGTTGTCATCATGGTGACGGGGGAACCTTTGGCAGTGAAGCCTGCACGTATTGTTGCTGGGCATGAACCTGAAAGAACCAATGAACTACTCCAGGCAATTGCCAAATGCTGTCTTAATAAG CTATCCAGTGATGAAGCTGTTCAAAGAGTTCTTGCTGGGGAGAAAGCTGATATGAAAGGAGGGATATCATCTTCTAAAACCCAAAACAGAACAGAAGAGCAAAGATCCCATAAAGAG GGAAGAGGTGACTCAGAAATAAAAGACCGAAACTCAATTCAAGACCAAAAACCCAAAGAAGAGATAAAAGAGGAAGGGAGCAGgcgaaaagaaagagaaagtgacaAACATAAGGATTATGAGAACCGGCACAAAAATCTTGATAAAGACAATTTTAAAGAAGGTGAGAAACATGAAAGGGAGAGAAATAAGAACAGGTCAAGCAAACAGGGAAGAGAGTCAGAGAAAATCAGAGACAAAGAAAAAGgagatggggaagaagaaaaagaggagcacGATAAAGAAAAGGACAGAGAAAGGAAACAACATGAGGGTGTAAGAGAAAAAGACAgattaagagaaaaagacaaagagAGGGCCAAGGACAAGGAACATGAGAAGATCAGAGAAAGGGGAAAAGATCGAGAAAAAGATAAACGAAGGGAACGAGTGAAAGAGACGGAGCAGTCACGTGAACAAGGAAAGGACAAGGCAGATAAAAAG CTTACAGGATCAGAGGAGAATGTAACTAAAAAACCGTTGGAACGATCTGTAAAAGATAAAGCTGAGCCAGAGAAAGAA AGTGAAAACGCAGCAAGATTATCAAGGCAACATTCAACAAAGGGACCAAGACAACGAGCCAAACCTGTTGGTGAAG CTACACTTGCAGATGAAAAACCGGCAACTGTTTTACATGGAAAAGCTGAGCCAGAAATTGCAATAAAACAGAGAG AAGGAGATGTTTTGAACACTGCTGCCCCTGAAAAAATTGTTGTTTCTGAAAATAGTGAAATTACTAATGAGCTTCCTCCTCAAGTCACCCAAAG AAGACTTCCACGACCCAGCAGTGCAAGGCCAGCTCCGCCCCGGATAAAACGCCAAGAAAGTGCAGAGGTTTTAGCACCAGAGAG AAATGGCAGTGCCAAAATAGTGACAAATGTCATTATAgacaaagaggaggaagaagatgacgATCAGTTTGTTGTGGAGGCAGCACTGCATCTGCCTGAAATGGCAGAAATGGCAACG GAGgcaacagtagagttggaagaagaTGAGAAGCATG GTGGGCTTGTCAAAAGAATATTGGAAACAAAGAAAGATTATGAATTGTCCCAGTTGCCAAAATCTGCTGAGAAG GAAAGACCACTTTTGTCAGAAGCAGCAAGGAGAAAAGAGAAAGATCTAGTAGCAAAGGAAATTGAGAAGTTCCGTGGATCCATTCAGGCCCTTTGTCGGAGCGCTCTCCCCCTTGGGAAAATCATGGACTATATTCAGGAAGATGTGGATGCCATGAAGAATGAACTCCAGATGTGGCAGAATGAAAATAAACAACTTGAAGAGGCCCTACAGAAAGAACAAAG